AGGCATGGCTCCGGGCCAGCTGTACACCTACCCATCCCGCAGGTGGAGGAAGAAACGCAGAGCCCACCCTCCAGAGGACCCCCGTCTCATCTTCCCTCCTTTAAAGTCCGGTACGTCCAGATCATGGAATGCCGCTTTGCTTAAAAACACTCCTGTATGCATGTCCTTCTGTGCTTGTCCTTCAGTCATTTGGTCGTTTTGTCTGTAGAGCTGGACCTGGGGTTGAAGAAAGACTCCCTGTCCTCCGACGGTAGCAGTCTGGAGGCCCTGCTGAAGGGGGAACCCCTGGACAAACGGGCTCCTGAGCTTCGTGGGCCTGAGGAGGAACCCAGCCTGGCTGACTACACTAGTGTGGTCCCCCCGGTGACGCGTGTCAGGAAGGTAACGCCCACTTCTGGTCAGGGTGTGTCATGCCTGGGTGGTCCATCGCTCCTCCTCCATCGCTAACCTAGTTCTGTCATGGCAGAGAGTCCTCGAGCCAGATGACTTCCTGGATGACTTGGAGGACGAAGACTATGAGGAAGACACCCCGAAAAGAAGAGGCAAAGGCAAGGGAAAGGTGAGAGTCGTCAGGAACCAACGTTGCTTTCGGTAACGCCAAAGCTCGTTGTCCGGAGCAGAGGATGTGCCCAGTGCGGCCGACATTATCTCGGCAGCGGCGGTATTGGGGATGTGTTTGACGCTGTGCCTGTCCTCAGGGTCGCGGAGTGAGCAGCGCCAAAAAGAAGCTCGACGCTGCAGCAGCTGCGCTGGAGGACAAGGACAGGCCTTACGCCTGTGACAGTGAGTTCCAGGGGTGTGCAGCGCCGTCCGGGAGGGGCACAGACCCTCTCCACTGCCTTAATGGGAAGCAGTCATGTAGAGTCCTCCTGAACATGTCTTGTGCTGCAGCTGAACCTCGGGTCGATGGCTGGTGTCTTTCTGATCCTCGTCGTCGTTCTCTGAGTCTCTCTGCctttgctttctttctctcccttttctttcttctctctttcagaCACTTTCAAACAAAAGCATATTTCAAAACCTTCTGAACGAGGTATatttctctctcgctccttTTTCCTCTGCATCCAGTCCCGTCTGCTTCCTGCccgtgtgtctttctgtgtgtgtatgtgagctaACAGCTTAGAGGTTAATTGAGCCCAAGGACTAAGCTTTATGTGGCTGCCTCCCCCTCATCCACTGAATGGTTTTCATTATCAAGATGCAGTTCAACAGACTTACATTCAACTTGATATCCTGGAGGGTGGAaatgcaatttcttttttttatttccatctcacagtttaaaggacaatttcacttttttatatatatttttatattaaagcTAGTTTTATTTagcctgaaaaatatgtttagctTTGTCGTGTTGATCTGTAAGGGTATCTAGCAAATTATTTAGATCAATCTAACCAAGTATTTAATGTGAGCATGCTAGCATGGTACTATTTCTATAGATTTTTAGCTTTGGTTTTTCAAAGTTAGCTGACTTTAATGGCAGTTTATTTAACTTTATTGAGGAGAACCATGAACTACAGTTTTTCTTGGCCCATAGACTTATTTCAGGAAGAGCAAGCAATTAATATCATGTGGAAGAAAAACAAGTAAAATTCTCCTTTAATTAGCTTTGTACATTTGTATAATTTTCTATTAAATGCCACCTTTTTGTCTTAAATGTCCCTTAGGCTGCTTAACAGTATTTGTTTTCTGGGATCTGTTTGCTCTGAATTGATCCCTATGTTATTTCCCACACACTATAGCCAATGAGCTGTAGGCTATATATGTTTGTTATTATTTGGCTTTGTGTCTTGTCTCTTGCTCATTTGCATtccttaacttttttttttgtcttaagtCATCAGCATCCAGTCCTGTCAAGTCCCTCACTTGTTCCTTTAGAGTGAAATAGTGCctctgcttttgttttgaaCCACCAGCTTTGGGTGTACTGAATCTGTCAGGGCTGGGTGCCAGGCAGGGAACTCAGTAATCTGCTGAAGAAACATGATGGAATGCTACTGTGCATGGGAGTGAATGAATGGCTGTGTAGGTGAGGGATTAAGACAGTGTttgaaagagagggaagaggagtgtTTGGTCTGTGCTGGTCCTTATGATAGATCCCCCACAGGCCCCCTGAGGCCAGTCAACATACTGACACATTTTTTCCACTACTTAGACAATCCTCCACAAATCCATCTAGACTGCTTGTAAACCAGGCTATTAGGCTAGTCTAAACTCAAACAGTACCCAGACTTGTAGTCCCGCTCAGGAGGTCATCAGAATTCTTTATTAAAGTTATTAGTACTCATCTGCCAATACAATTCCCAGACCTGGGACTGACCCTCTACCGCTCTAGCTGAAATTAAATAGCACAATTGTCATTCAAGTCTGCGGATGTCTCCTGGCTCAAGCTCTTGAGTGGAAATGGAAGAGTCTGGAAAATGAGTCGTTCATCTTCCAAGTAGAGCCAGCGCAGACTATGGATGATAGGTTTGAGAGGGTAGGTGAGGTGAACAGCCCGGTGGTGGATGTGCTGAAACTTGTGGACCTAGTGGGAGCAGAGACCAAACATCTCCCTAGTCCAGACCAGGGTACAGGCAGGCTTGAATATGCGTTAGTACGGTTGACCTGAGCCACATACAGTGGGACCCTGCAACATGTCGTCTGAAGGCTGCCTGACTGTTCACCTGTGTTGTTTTCACACGTGTTGTGCTTGGGGGTTTCTCTGGCAGTCTGTGGGAAGCGTTACAAGAACCGTCCGGGCCTGAGTTACCACTACACCCACTCCCACCTGGCtgaggaggagggtgaggacAAGGAAGAGCTGGAGATCCCCCCGCCGACCCCACCCCAGCCCGAGGAGACCAAGAGTAAGTCACCGGTGACCCGGGCTGGTCCGTCACAGGTCATGGGGTCGCTGCTCCGTCGAATGGCGCTGGATCTGTGTGCCGTTCCCTGGCTAATCAGTAAACGTCCGCTGATCTGTCTCTCCCCCACAGCGCCCAAGAAAGGTCCGGATGGTTTGGCCATACCCAATAACTACTGCGACTTCTGTCTGGGAGACTCCGCCCTAAACCAGAAGACGGGCCTGTCAGAGGAGCTGCAGTCCTGTTCGGACTGCGGACGTTCAGGTAGCCCGGTTCTGGTTGCGTGACCATGGGAAAGGGCGCGGGCGTTCAGGTAGCCTGGTTCTGGTTGCGTGACCATGGGAAAGGGCGCGGGCGTTCAGGTAGCCCGGTTCTGGTTGCGTGACCATGGGAAAGGGCGCGGGCGTTCAGGTAGGCCGGTTCTAGTTGCGTGACCATGGTAAAAGGCGCGCGTTCTGGTTGCGTGACCATGGGAAAGGGCGCGGGCGTTCCGGTTGCGTGACCATGGGAAAGGGCGCGGGCGTTCCGGTTGCGTGACCATGGGAAAGGGCGCGGGCGTTCCGGTTGCGTGACCATGGGAAAGGGCGCGGGCGTTCCGGTTGCGTGACCATGGGAAAGGGCGCTGGCGTTCAGGTAGCCCGGTTCTGGTTGTGTGACCATGGGAAAGGGCGCTGGCGTTCAGGTAGCCCGGTTCTGGTTGCGTGTCCATGGGAAAGGGCGCGGGCGTTCAGGTAGGCCGGTTCTAGTTGCGTGACCATGGTAAAGGGCGCGGCGTTCTGGTTGCGTGACCATGGGAAAGGGCGCGGGCGTTCCGGTTGCGTGACCATGGGAAAGGGCGCGGGCGTTCCGGTAGGCCGGTTCTAGTTGCGTGACCATGGGAAAGGGCGCGGGCGTTCAGGTAGGCCGGTTCTAGTTGCGTGACCATGGTAAAGGGCGCTGGCGTTCAGGTAGCCCGGTTCTGGTTGCGTGACCATGGGAAAGGGCGCGGGCGTTCAGGTAACCCGGTTCCGGTAGCCCGGTTCTGGTTGCGTGACCATGGGAAAGGGCGCAGGCGTTCCGGTAGCCCGGTTCTGGTTGCGTAACCATGGGAAAGGGCGCTGGCGTTCAGGTTGCCCGGTTCTGGTAGCCCGGTTCTGGTTGCGTGACCATGGGAAAGGGCGCAGGCGTTCCGGTAGCCCGGTTCTGGTTGCGTAACCATGGGAAAGGGCGCTGGCGTTCAGGTAGCCCGGTTCTGGTTGCGTTACCATGGGAAAGGGCGCGGGCGTTCAGGTAGCCCGGTTCTGGTTGCGTGACCATGGGAAAGGGCGCGGGCGTTCAGGTAGGCCGGTTCTAGTTGCGTGACCATGGGAAAGGGCGCGGCGTTCCGGTTGCGTGACCATGGGAAAGGGCGCGGGCGTTCCGGTAGCCCGGTTCTGGTTGCGTGACCATGGGAAAGGGCGCTGGCGTTCAGGTAGCCCGGTTCTGGTTGCGTGACCATGGGAAAGGGCGCTGGCGTTCAGGTAGCCCGGTTCTGGTTGCGTGACCAAGGGAAAGGGCGCGGGCGTTCAGGTAGCCCGGTTCTGGTTGCGTGACCAAGGGAAAGGGCGCTGGCGTTCAGGTAGCCCGGTTCTGGTTGCGTGACCATGGTAAAGGGCGCGGGCGTTCCGGTAGTCCGGTTCTGGTTGCGTGACCATGGTAAAGGGCGCGGGCGTTCCGGTAGCCCGGTTCTGGTTGCGTGACCATGGCAAAGGGCGCGGGCGTTCAGGTAGCCCGGTTCTGGTTGCGTGACCATGGCAAAGGGCGCGGGCGTTCAGGTAGCCCGGTTCTGGTTGCGTGACCATGGGAAAGGGCGCTGGCGTTCAGGTAGCCCGGTTCTGGTTGCGTGACCAAGGGAAAGGGCGCGGGCGTTCCGGTAGCCCGGTTCTGGTTGCGTGACCATGGGAAAGGGCGCGGGCGTTCAGGTAGGCCGGTTCTAGTTGCGTGACCATGGTAAAGGGCGCGGCGTTCTGGTTGCGTGACCATGTGAAAGGGCGCGGGCGTTCCAGTAGCCCGGTTCTGGTTGCGTGACCATGGGAAAGGGCACGGGCGTTCAGGTAGCCGGTTCTGGTTGCGTGACCATGGGAAAGGGCGCGGGCGTTCCGGTAGCCCGGTTCTGGTTGCGTGACCATGGGAAAGGGCGCGGGCGTTCAGGTAGGCCGGTTCTAGTTGCGTGACCATGGTAAAGGGCGCGGCGTTCTGGTTGCGTGACCATGTGAAAGGGCGCGGGCGTTCCAGTAGCCCGGTTCTGGTTGCGTGACCATGGGAAAGGGCACGGGCGTTCAGGTAGCCGGTTCTGGTTGCGTGACCATGGGAAAGGGCGCGGGCGTTCAGGTAGCCCGGTTTCAGTTGCGTGACCATGGGAAAGGGCGCGGGCGTTCAGGTAGCCCAGTTCTTGTTGCGTGACCATGGGAAAGGGCGCTGGCGTTCAGGTAGCCCGGTTCTGGTTGCGTGACCATGGTAAAGGGCGCGGGCGTTCCGGTAGCCCGGTCCTGGTTGCGTGACCATGGGAAAGGGCGCTGGCGTTCAGGTAGCCCGGTTCTGGTTGCGTGACCATGGGAAAGGGCGCTGGCGTTCAGGTAGCCCGGTTCTGGTTGCGTGACCAAGGGAAAGGGCGCGGGCGTTCAGGTAGCCCGGTTCTGGTTGCGTGACCAAGGGAAAGGGCGCTGGCGTTCAGGTAGCCCGGTTCTGGTTGCGTGACCATGGTAAAGGGCGCGGGCGTTCCGGTAGCCCGGTTCTGGTTGCGTGACCATGGTAAAGGGCGCGGGCGTTCCGGTAGCCCGGTTCTGGTTGCGTGACCATGGCAAAGGGCGCGGGCGTTCCGGTAGCCCGGTTCTGGTTGCGTGACCATGGCAAAGGGCGCGGGCGTTCCGGTAGCCCGGTTCTGGTTGCGTGACCATGGCAAAGGGCGCGGGCATTCAGGTAGCCCGGTTCTGGTTGCGTGACCATGGGAAAGGGCGCTGGCGTTCAGGTAGCCCGGTTCTGGTTGCGTGACCAAGGGAAAGGGCGCGGGCGTTCCGGTAGCCCGGTTCTGGTTGCGTGACCATGGGAAAGGGCGCGGGCGTTCAGGTAGCCCGGTTCTGGTTGCGTGACCATGGGAAAGGGCGTTCAGGTAGCCCGGTTCTGGGTGCGGGCTCTAGACGTTAGCGTTGAATGTGCGTGATGGCCTAGCTACAGAGACCAGTAGTAATGACAGTGACAGACAGGGTTTTGCCCGTGAGACCCATTCTCTGTGTCCGACCCAGGCCACCCGTCCTGCCTGCAGTTCACCCCAGTGATGATGGCCGCCGTGAAGACCTACCGCTGGCAGTGCATCGAGTGCAAGTGCTGCAACCACTGTGGCACCTCGGAAAACGACGTGAGTTTGCCCCCCCACAGCGCGACGCACA
This genomic window from Esox lucius isolate fEsoLuc1 chromosome 7, fEsoLuc1.pri, whole genome shotgun sequence contains:
- the dpf2 gene encoding zinc finger protein ubi-d4 isoform X4, which encodes MAAVVENVVKLLGEQYYRDAMEQCHNYNARLCAERSVRMPFLDSQTGVAQSNCYIWMEKRHRGPGMAPGQLYTYPSRRWRKKRRAHPPEDPRLIFPPLKSELDLGLKKDSLSSDGSSLEALLKGEPLDKRAPELRGPEEEPSLADYTSVVPPVTRVRKRVLEPDDFLDDLEDEDYEEDTPKRRGKGKGKGRGVSSAKKKLDAAAAALEDKDRPYACDICGKRYKNRPGLSYHYTHSHLAEEEGEDKEELEIPPPTPPQPEETKTPKKGPDGLAIPNNYCDFCLGDSALNQKTGLSEELQSCSDCGRSGHPSCLQFTPVMMAAVKTYRWQCIECKCCNHCGTSENDDQLLFCDDCDRGYHMYCLNPPMAEPPEGSWSCHLCLELLKDKASIYQSPNAPPS
- the dpf2 gene encoding zinc finger protein ubi-d4 isoform X3, which codes for MAAVVENVVKLLGEQYYRDAMEQCHNYNARLCAERSVRMPFLDSQTGVAQSNCYIWMEKRHRGPGMAPGQLYTYPSRRWRKKRRAHPPEDPRLIFPPLKSELDLGLKKDSLSSDGSSLEALLKGEPLDKRAPELRGPEEEPSLADYTSVVPPVTRVRKRVLEPDDFLDDLEDEDYEEDTPKRRGKGKGKGRGVSSAKKKLDAAAAALEDKDRPYACDNTFKQKHISKPSERVCGKRYKNRPGLSYHYTHSHLAEEEGEDKEELEIPPPTPPQPEETKTPKKGPDGLAIPNNYCDFCLGDSALNQKTGLSEELQSCSDCGRSGHPSCLQFTPVMMAAVKTYRWQCIECKCCNHCGTSENDDQLLFCDDCDRGYHMYCLNPPMAEPPEGSWSCHLCLELLKDKASIYQSPNAPPS
- the dpf2 gene encoding zinc finger protein ubi-d4 isoform X1 — protein: MAAVVENVVKLLGEQYYRDAMEQCHNYNARLCAERSVRMPFLDSQTGVAQSNCYIWMEKRHRGPGMAPGQLYTYPSRRWRKKRRAHPPEDPRLIFPPLKSELDLGLKKDSLSSDGSSLEALLKGEPLDKRAPELRGPEEEPSLADYTSVVPPVTRVRKRVLEPDDFLDDLEDEDYEEDTPKRRGKGKGKGRGVSSAKKKLDAAAAALEDKDRPYACDNTFKQKHISKPSERVCGKRYKNRPGLSYHYTHSHLAEEEGEDKEELEIPPPTPPQPEETKTPKKGPDGLAIPNNYCDFCLGDSALNQKTGLSEELQSCSDCGRSGHPSCLQFTPVMMAAVKTYRWQCIECKCCNHCGTSENDVSLPPHSATHSSNMTWTQCNPPVSPVQDQLLFCDDCDRGYHMYCLNPPMAEPPEGSWSCHLCLELLKDKASIYQSPNAPPS
- the dpf2 gene encoding zinc finger protein ubi-d4 isoform X2 — its product is MAAVVENVVKLLGEQYYRDAMEQCHNYNARLCAERSVRMPFLDSQTGVAQSNCYIWMEKRHRGPGMAPGQLYTYPSRRWRKKRRAHPPEDPRLIFPPLKSELDLGLKKDSLSSDGSSLEALLKGEPLDKRAPELRGPEEEPSLADYTSVVPPVTRVRKRVLEPDDFLDDLEDEDYEEDTPKRRGKGKGKGRGVSSAKKKLDAAAAALEDKDRPYACDICGKRYKNRPGLSYHYTHSHLAEEEGEDKEELEIPPPTPPQPEETKTPKKGPDGLAIPNNYCDFCLGDSALNQKTGLSEELQSCSDCGRSGHPSCLQFTPVMMAAVKTYRWQCIECKCCNHCGTSENDVSLPPHSATHSSNMTWTQCNPPVSPVQDQLLFCDDCDRGYHMYCLNPPMAEPPEGSWSCHLCLELLKDKASIYQSPNAPPS